Proteins from one Azospirillum brasilense genomic window:
- the cueR gene encoding Cu(I)-responsive transcriptional regulator, with protein MTIGDAAKASGVNAKLIRYYESIGLIPEAGRTAAGYRVYSSSDVNVLRFVKRARTLGFSIERIQILVGLWQDRSRSSAEVKRVALDHVAELEAKIAELRAMSDTLTHLAHACHGDERPDCPILRDLEEGGGAGQEHPDRAPQKCHAPPGCRMDEDSSPGCSSG; from the coding sequence ATGACCATCGGCGACGCGGCGAAGGCGTCCGGCGTGAACGCCAAGCTGATCCGTTACTACGAGTCCATCGGCCTGATCCCCGAGGCCGGGCGGACGGCGGCGGGCTATCGCGTCTATTCGTCCAGCGACGTGAATGTTTTGCGCTTCGTCAAGCGGGCGCGGACGCTGGGCTTCAGCATCGAGCGCATCCAGATCCTGGTCGGGCTGTGGCAGGACCGCAGCCGTTCCAGCGCCGAGGTGAAGCGCGTGGCGCTCGACCATGTGGCGGAGCTGGAGGCCAAGATTGCCGAACTGCGCGCGATGAGCGACACGCTGACGCATCTGGCGCACGCCTGCCACGGCGACGAGCGGCCGGACTGCCCGATCCTGCGAGACCTGGAGGAAGGGGGAGGAGCCGGGCAGGAACACCCCGATCGCGCACCCCAAAAATGTCACGCCCCTCCCGGTTGTCGGATGGATGAAGACTCCAGCCCCGGATGTTCATCCGGGTAA
- a CDS encoding 4-(cytidine 5'-diphospho)-2-C-methyl-D-erythritol kinase: MSSIAEAAPAKLNLYLHVVGRRDDGYHELDSLVAFADVADRVTVQPGVARIALRGVDLPPVGPRLAISGPFGPALMGENPANNLVIRAAHALAARLGREADAMIVLEKVLPIASGIGGGSADAAATLRALARLWGVPVTDPRFYEIAASLGADVPVCVAGRSCYFGGVGEVLEEAPALPDTFAVLVNPGVPVPTPAVFKACKGIFKSTFSAPARFTEAPADAAALAVLLKERRNDLTEPALTVAPVIADVLVALDSTDGCLLARLSGSGATCFGLYADAEQADAAARSIQTAQPRWWAKAARLLPTPADAPPLPKGLAAPSAVTTAPVPPVPFPDTGGWGVG, from the coding sequence ATGAGTTCCATCGCCGAGGCCGCACCGGCCAAGCTGAACCTCTATCTGCATGTGGTGGGCCGCCGGGACGACGGCTATCACGAGTTGGACAGCCTCGTCGCCTTCGCCGACGTGGCGGACCGGGTGACGGTGCAGCCGGGCGTCGCGCGGATCGCGCTGCGCGGGGTGGACCTGCCGCCGGTCGGGCCGCGGCTGGCCATCTCCGGCCCCTTCGGCCCGGCCTTGATGGGAGAGAATCCGGCGAACAACCTGGTCATCCGAGCCGCCCACGCGCTGGCCGCCCGGCTGGGGCGCGAGGCCGACGCAATGATCGTGCTGGAGAAGGTTCTGCCCATCGCCTCCGGGATCGGCGGCGGCTCGGCGGACGCGGCGGCGACGCTGCGCGCCCTGGCCCGGCTGTGGGGCGTGCCGGTGACCGACCCGCGCTTCTATGAGATCGCGGCATCGCTGGGCGCCGACGTGCCGGTCTGCGTCGCCGGGCGGAGCTGCTATTTCGGCGGAGTGGGAGAGGTGCTGGAGGAGGCGCCGGCCCTGCCGGACACCTTTGCGGTTCTGGTCAACCCCGGCGTGCCGGTGCCGACCCCCGCCGTGTTCAAGGCCTGTAAAGGCATCTTCAAGAGTACCTTCTCAGCCCCGGCCCGCTTCACCGAAGCCCCCGCCGACGCCGCGGCGCTGGCCGTGCTGCTGAAGGAGCGGCGCAACGACCTGACCGAACCGGCGCTGACCGTCGCCCCGGTGATCGCCGACGTGCTGGTGGCGCTCGATAGCACGGACGGCTGCCTGCTGGCCCGCCTGTCGGGCAGCGGGGCGACCTGCTTTGGCCTTTATGCGGATGCGGAACAGGCCGACGCTGCCGCCCGGTCGATCCAGACGGCGCAGCCGCGCTGGTGGGCGAAGGCCGCGCGGCTCCTGCCGACCCCGGCGGACGCGCCGCCGCTGCCCAAGGGGCTGGCGGCACCGTCCGCGGTCACCACGGCCCCGGTGCCGCCGGTCCCCTTCCCGGACACCGGCGGCTGGGGCGTCGGCTGA
- a CDS encoding glycine zipper 2TM domain-containing protein: protein MTHIRFAPKPLAVALLAGVAALGAGVSPVLADPPDWAPAHGWRAKQERHHHERERHGRERHERGRYYEHGYIDGGYGDGRVVIVRRPPPVVVYEEPPVVHYAPAPVYIEEPPPVIVQQRPRVVRAAPQVVECGPLDGDLIGVLGGAAVGGLVGSQFGRGDGKLAATAAGTLGGAMLGGAMTRGGGC, encoded by the coding sequence ATGACGCACATCCGCTTCGCCCCCAAACCCCTCGCCGTCGCGCTGCTGGCTGGCGTGGCGGCCTTGGGCGCGGGGGTGTCCCCGGTCCTCGCCGATCCGCCGGATTGGGCTCCGGCCCATGGCTGGCGTGCCAAGCAGGAGCGCCATCATCATGAGCGCGAACGCCATGGACGTGAACGCCATGAGCGTGGCCGCTATTACGAGCATGGCTACATCGACGGCGGCTACGGCGACGGGCGCGTGGTGATCGTCCGCCGGCCCCCGCCGGTCGTGGTCTATGAGGAGCCGCCGGTCGTGCATTACGCCCCGGCCCCCGTCTACATCGAGGAACCGCCGCCGGTCATCGTCCAGCAACGCCCGCGCGTCGTGCGCGCCGCGCCACAGGTCGTGGAATGCGGGCCGCTCGACGGCGACCTGATCGGTGTGCTGGGCGGCGCCGCGGTCGGCGGATTGGTCGGCTCGCAGTTTGGGCGTGGCGATGGCAAGCTGGCGGCGACGGCCGCCGGCACGCTGGGCGGCGCCATGCTGGGCGGCGCGATGACCCGTGGCGGTGGTTGCTAA